From the genome of Triticum aestivum cultivar Chinese Spring chromosome 1A, IWGSC CS RefSeq v2.1, whole genome shotgun sequence:
TGGCATTCATTGTCCTAGTACCTGTTAATTGGAGTAGTGGAACTTTGGAACATGAAAAGGATCTGAATTATGATGAAATCGACAAGCTTTCGATATCAaatcttggaaaaggttcaaaacggTATGGTTTTGTTTACTCCGCCTATATGTTGTATTTCTTACAGCACATCCATGGATCATGTTGTTTCTTTGAAGAGCTGTGTGTTTTCTATTACGGAGTGTTCCAAGATCGCAAAAACTATCGTATTATTTTCAGATATTCTATATCCATAATAAAGTGGCACAAAATAGTTACGCAGTAATGGCTTAATTATAGCTAAACCGAAACCGTTGGTAATTGAACTGGTTTAAGTTGATCAATTACTTACCAAACAGAACCATTTGAAACTTAGCCATGTTCTTACTTCCACATGTAAGGATTACCTGCAAAAAAGGTCCGTTAGTGAAGGTTATTCCAGTTCTTGTCATTTTTTGCAGTCAATCTTTAGGATTCTGTCGTAGTATTTTTTTTAACACCCCCTTATGCAGCTCCCTCTTGTATTTATGTCTCCTTTACATACAATTTTACTGTCAGGGCCTCACTACAGTTTTCCGTTCAAAAAAAGTACAATTTTCTTTGCTTAACCCTCTAGGAAGCCATTTAGTTAGGACTTATGGTGCAACCTACAATAACTTAATTTTGCATTGTACTTAACAAACAGAAAAACCTAGCTGTAGAGTGTTGAAAAATAAAATGTTAAGAGTTGGGAGTAAGCCAGTGCTTTGGAGATAATACTGAACTGTAATGCTTCCAGGAAAAAACCATACGCAGGCTGCATATATTTGGAGCAAAACAAAGACAACTCATGTTTTGTATCTGCAACTGAAACTGAATGACTCCATATAGCTACAAATTTTCTCTTACGGACTTCTTCTTTTTCAATATCTATGTTTTGTACTGTCTACGTCTTCACTTGGCTGACAATAACTGTTGAATGTTTTCATAGGTTTTGGATACATATAGGAATGGCCTATGTGTTTACCTTTTGGACATTTTACGTGTTGTTTCATGAATATAAGGTTATAACAACTATGAGATTGCGCTTTCTTGCTAATCAGAGTCGTCGACCTGATCAATTCACGGTAAGAAATATATTCTTCATACCAATTTAACTAATAGATTAAAAAATCATCAGATTTAAATGTTATTTTTTTATCTTCTTAGACTTGTTGCGTTTAAACTTATTTTAGCAGACTTACTAGTGTTGTGTAAAGTTTCCTACTTTTCTGCTCTATTTAGGTACTTGTGAGAAATGTACCACCGGACCCAGATGAAACAGTTAGTGAACATGTTGAGCACTTCTTTGCTGTGAATCATCGAGATCATTACCTCAGTCATCAGGTTTTACTTTTGCCGATCTTATCTCCACTGtggtattgttatggtgaatacaAAAACATTAACGAGAACCAAGAAAAATAAAACTGAAGCAGATATTTTTATTTTGAAGTGCAAGCTTTTCTATACTCTTCATCTGAAGTAGAAGCATCTGTTTACTCTTCTAGAAAAAGGGATACCATGTCTATACCAAAATTCCAGTTGCTCCTTTTTTATTATCACATTTGGAGTAATTTGGTGAGTGTGTTATCAACAGATTGTATACAATGCAAACGCCCTTGCCGGTTTGGTTGAGAAGAAGAAAGGCTTGAAGAACTGGCTGGTCTACTACGAAAATCAGCATGCTCATAATCCTGCAAAGAAGCCAACTATGAAGGTATGATTTTCTCCTATGCAAAGCATGCACTTGAAGCTTCTTTTCATCTATAACAAAGCTATTTCACTGTGTGATTTATTAATCTGGCAAGTGGTATATGACTAGACTACATCTCTTATAGACAGGACTGTGGGGTCTTTGGGGGCGAAAGGTGGATGCTATAGAATACTACAAGGCAGAAATTGAGGAGCTATGTAAACAGGTACTAGCTTCATTGAAAGGAATGGTCCACAACACTGGGCAATATTGATAGTCCTTAACTTGTGTTCCAGGAAGACGTGGAGAGACAAAAGGTGATGAGTGACCCTAATGCTATTATGCCGGCGGCATTTGTTTCTTTCAAAAGTCAGTGGGGGGCTGCTGTTTGTGCTCAAACACAGCAGACAAGTAATCCGACAGTGTGGCTAACCGAGTGGGCTCCGGAACCTCGTGATGTTTACTGGCCTAATCTCGCAATCCCTTTTGTTGAGCTCTCGGTTAGGAGGCTTATCATTTCCGTTGCGCTGTTCTTCCTCACTTTTTTCTTCATGATACCAATTGCATTTGTCCAATCCTTGGCAAATCTAGATGAGATTGAGCGGCTGCTTCCTTTCTTGAAACCCATAATAGAAAGGTGAGTTTTATTTCTAGTAGTTTATAGTTGAATTTTAAATAAGAGAAAAGAGCATTTACAGCATGTTTTTCACAAGAAGCATCTTCTGAATCCTGCCATCCTACTACTCCAACGATTTAAGGCAATGACTGGCTTGCGACTCGGTTAGTTCAGGTCCTAAGAGCTACATGTACACATTTTGATTTGATAAATTAGCTGGGTTCAATCAAAAAGATGTGCAAAATTCAAACTACCATGACATGTTAGGCTTACAAGAGGGCAACAGGTCCACATGCCAGTGACACAGCGATGGTATACTCCGACTTGGATGATCTTTGCAATGATATGCATCATGGAGCAATTTTGCCAATGGCCAACATTTGCAGTTCATTTGTAGCCGTTCTCAACATCATTTAACAACAGCATCTTAACATCTTATATAGTGTAATGTTGTACTATTTCATAAATATCATTTTCTTGCTAGTTGCTACATTGAACAGATATTATAAAGCTCGTGGAAAACAAGAACCTCAAATAAATGTAAGATTTGAACATGTTATAAAGATACCATTTATTTTGGTAGGGAACAAGGTATATTTTTCCAGTGCTGGAAATCTAGATTGGTAGAAGTTATACTCAATTCTGCTCTCTAGAAACCTAAATACCGATTAATAAAAATGTTGCCCAAATATGTTTCTTTACTGAGCAATAAAGTGCTGAAAGAAATTTTGATAAATTTAGTAAACCTCAAATTACATAAAATGGCTATATTgtactccgtcccataatataagagcgttttttacactagtgtattgtcaaaaacgatcttatattatgggacggagggagtatttgtctggAAGATATTGTCTTTCTGGATCTAGTTTCATATTTTCATTATTGATGCACTGTCCTGCAGAAATTCTTTGAAGTCAGTTATACAAGGTTTCTTGCCAGGGATTGCATTAAAAATCTTCCTTATACTTCTCCCGATGTTTCTAATGACCATGAGCAAGATGGAAGGTCATATATCAATCTCTGGATTGGACAGGAGGACCGCATCAACATACTTCATGTTCCTTTTTGTCAATGTATTCTTGGGGAGTGTAATAACTGGAACAGCATTCCAACAGCTCGACACTTTTATCCATCAGCCAGCTAACAAGTAGGCTAGATCTTGAAATTGCTTCTTTTTTTGCATTAATGGTATTTCTATTAAAACAATGGATGGGGCCAATGTTTACTGCCACCTAATTCTTTTGCCATTCGTTCTCCTTTTGTCATGACAAGAATTCCAGAGACTGTTGGAGAATCAATTCCCATGAAAGCAACATTTTTCATTACATATGTAATGGTTGATGGATGGGCCGGTATCGCTGCTGAAGTTCTCAGGTTGAAGCCGTTGGTCATGTTCCACATAAAGAACACTTTCTTGGTCAGAACTGAGCAGGATCGTCAGCAGGCCATGGATCCTGGGAGCTTGGATTTTGGCACCACTGAACCACGAATACAACTCTACTTCCTGCTAGGACTAGTATATGCTGTTGTCACACCAATTCTTCTTCCTTTCATCATCGTGTTCTTCAGCCTTGCCTATCTTGTGTTCAGACACCAGGTACTAATCCCTGTTCATATCATCTTTCTGTTCTTTCACCAgtatgtttttatttctttttgtgaGGTCTTGCACCAGTAT
Proteins encoded in this window:
- the LOC123054687 gene encoding CSC1-like protein At4g02900, whose translation is MGSLNEIAVAAGINISSALGFLLAFAILRIQPINDRVYFPKWYLKGTRSSPRHIGAGFSKFVNADFSTYLRFLNWMPAALQMPEPELIEHAGLDAAVYVRIYLLGLKIFVPIALLAFIVLVPVNWSSGTLEHEKDLNYDEIDKLSISNLGKGSKRFWIHIGMAYVFTFWTFYVLFHEYKVITTMRLRFLANQSRRPDQFTVLVRNVPPDPDETVSEHVEHFFAVNHRDHYLSHQIVYNANALAGLVEKKKGLKNWLVYYENQHAHNPAKKPTMKTGLWGLWGRKVDAIEYYKAEIEELCKQEDVERQKVMSDPNAIMPAAFVSFKSQWGAAVCAQTQQTSNPTVWLTEWAPEPRDVYWPNLAIPFVELSVRRLIISVALFFLTFFFMIPIAFVQSLANLDEIERLLPFLKPIIERNSLKSVIQGFLPGIALKIFLILLPMFLMTMSKMEGHISISGLDRRTASTYFMFLFVNVFLGSVITGTAFQQLDTFIHQPANKIPETVGESIPMKATFFITYVMVDGWAGIAAEVLRLKPLVMFHIKNTFLVRTEQDRQQAMDPGSLDFGTTEPRIQLYFLLGLVYAVVTPILLPFIIVFFSLAYLVFRHQIINVYNQQYESGALFWPDVQTRLIAALIVSQILLLGLLSTQEAEKSTVALLPLPVLTIWFHYVCKGRFEPAYVKFPLQEAMVKDTLQRANDPTMSLREYLKDAYVHPVFQKDDMYELVAMDEEEKNPTVATKRQSRMNTPAESKFNSSVGTSEGEFSRMHPA